A stretch of DNA from Fusobacterium mortiferum ATCC 9817:
TAATACTATATGGGAGTTATTTCAAAGTGAGACAGATATGTGTTCTGGAAATAAGTGTCCATATAAAAATGAGTGTTTCTTTTTAAAATCAAGAGATGAGAAAAAGAAAGCTGATATTCTAATAACAAATCATCATATGTATTTCTCAGATTTGGCTATTAGAAAAGAGATAGGATTTAATACAGAATACTCTATTCTACCAGAATATGGATTAGTAGTTTTTGATGAGGCTCACAATATAGAAAAGGTAGCTAGGGATTATTTTTCTTATGAAGCTTCTAAATATAGCTTTACAAAAACTATGAACCAGATTTTTATAACAGAGGGGAAGAAAAAAAATACAGGAGCCTTAGATTCTGTTTTAAAACATATAAAGAGTGAAGAATTAGATAATCACGGAATTTTAGAAAGAGAGATAGAGGAGATAAAACTTAAACATAAATCTCTTTATATAGCAGGAAGAGAGTATTTCAACCATATTATTGAAGTGTTTTCTAAGGGAGAGATGGGAACATTTACTTTCCGTGCTAGAAAAGAGGAGATAGAAAACTCTCCATTTTTAAATACTCTAAATGATTTTAAGGATAAATTTTTAAGCGAGTATAATTCCTATAATAGAAAAGTAAGAGAGCTAATAAAAGAGTTAAAAGATGAAGAGGATAGGGCTGGGTATATCAATGATTTTTCAAAATATATTGATAGGATAGATGGATTTATAAATAATTTTAGATTTATACACGATTTTTCAGATGAGGAGTTTATCTATTGGATAGAGGTAAATAGCAGAAAAAGTAATTCAAAACTAGTAGCAACACCTTTAAAAATAGATGGAGAGTTGCAAAAGAATCTTTATCTAAATTTAAATCAGATAATTTTTACTTCAGCTACAATAGCAATAGGAAATGATTTTACATATTTTAAAGAGTCAATTGGTTTAGATAAAAATACTTTAGACAAGGTAATACACTCTCCATTTGATTATGATAATCAGATGAAAGTATATATACCAAATGATATTCCAAATCCATCAGATAAAAATTTTATAGATGAGATTTCAGAATATTTAAAAACTCAGCTGATAGTATCAAGAGGAAAAGCCTTTGTACTTTTTACATCTTATCAAACATTAAATTATGTATACTATATGATAAGAGATGAGTTAGAAGCTAATGGGATAGAGTTATTTATTCACGGAATGGCTCCTCGTAGTCAACTTGTAAATATGTATATCAATGGAAAAAATCCTGTATTATTTGGAACAGACTCTTTCTGGGAAGGAGTAGATATTAAGGGGCATCAATTAAGTAATGTAATCTTAATAAAGCTACCTTTCAAAGTTCCTAGTGACCCAGTTACAGAGGCAATAATTGAGCATATAACTGCTCAAGGAAAAAACTCTTTTACTGAATATCAAATTCCAGAGGCAGTTATTAAATTTAAGCAGGGAATAGGAAGACTTATTAGAAGTAAGACAGATTCAGGAACAATAACTATATTAGATAATAGAGTTATTACAAAAAAATATGGAAAATATTTTATGGACTCCATACCTACTAAGAATATAAATATTTTAAGTAAAAGTGAGATATTAAAAGATATCTCTAAGAGTGTGAAAGGAGGAAAATAATGAAAACTATAAATCTCTTTGGTTTGAAACTTCAGTTTGAAATAAAGAGAAATAAATATAGTGATGAAAATATCTATTCTAGTGATTAT
This window harbors:
- a CDS encoding ATP-dependent DNA helicase, whose translation is MDIKEKISLEAREIMCEEIKKAQGNEVFFRGIPDENGVVTQVQVLARGNEYSVPAILKAMRKGEVIIHNHPSGILYPSDADVEVASIYSNRMDGASYIVNNDLTDIWIIVELFKDENIKIDIAPYFEKTGLLSQAFKGFEYRDEQLHMATHIEKGLNSETPVIVEAGTGTGKTLAYLIPSIEWAIKNKKRVVISTNTINLQEQLLNKDIPIAKRVIQGDFKYILVKGRGNYLCNRKYHNVVMGDKSLLEDLTTSQKNQFAEIIKWGNQTETGDKAELTFEADNTIWELFQSETDMCSGNKCPYKNECFFLKSRDEKKKADILITNHHMYFSDLAIRKEIGFNTEYSILPEYGLVVFDEAHNIEKVARDYFSYEASKYSFTKTMNQIFITEGKKKNTGALDSVLKHIKSEELDNHGILEREIEEIKLKHKSLYIAGREYFNHIIEVFSKGEMGTFTFRARKEEIENSPFLNTLNDFKDKFLSEYNSYNRKVRELIKELKDEEDRAGYINDFSKYIDRIDGFINNFRFIHDFSDEEFIYWIEVNSRKSNSKLVATPLKIDGELQKNLYLNLNQIIFTSATIAIGNDFTYFKESIGLDKNTLDKVIHSPFDYDNQMKVYIPNDIPNPSDKNFIDEISEYLKTQLIVSRGKAFVLFTSYQTLNYVYYMIRDELEANGIELFIHGMAPRSQLVNMYINGKNPVLFGTDSFWEGVDIKGHQLSNVILIKLPFKVPSDPVTEAIIEHITAQGKNSFTEYQIPEAVIKFKQGIGRLIRSKTDSGTITILDNRVITKKYGKYFMDSIPTKNINILSKSEILKDISKSVKGGK